The Nesterenkonia xinjiangensis genome contains a region encoding:
- a CDS encoding gluconeogenesis factor YvcK family protein codes for MAQPFPVPQPTGPVPIVPSTAQSRGAVPSRRRSFRVSALGGGHGLSATLAALRIIAAEHLTAVVTVADDGGSSGRIRQDMDVLPPGDLRMALAALCDDTEWGRTWAQVMQHRFRSRDGVSGSLDDHAMGNLLIVALWELIGDPVDGLRWAGALLGARGQVLPMSREPLTMSGLVHRPARLGEEPPEPIRVSSQVELAHAGQLGRLTGVRLHPEDAQACTEAVTAIELSDWVVFGPGSWYTSVLPHLLLDGLSTALCETEAKRCIVMNLTADTDETVGMSPADHLEILIDHAPDLHVDRIIADPASVRGDERTAFEDAAARLGAHVSYHRVHKEEDPEVHDPLRLAIAFDEVFGT; via the coding sequence ATGGCGCAGCCCTTCCCGGTGCCGCAGCCGACCGGGCCGGTGCCGATCGTCCCCTCGACGGCCCAGTCCCGCGGCGCGGTTCCTTCGCGCCGTCGTTCCTTCCGGGTGTCCGCGCTCGGCGGCGGACATGGCCTCTCCGCCACGCTGGCGGCCCTGCGGATCATCGCCGCGGAGCACCTGACGGCTGTGGTCACCGTCGCCGACGACGGCGGCTCTTCGGGCCGCATCCGCCAGGACATGGACGTCCTCCCGCCTGGAGATCTGCGCATGGCGCTGGCCGCGCTGTGCGACGACACCGAGTGGGGCAGGACCTGGGCCCAGGTCATGCAGCACCGGTTCCGCTCCCGCGACGGAGTCAGCGGGAGTCTGGACGACCACGCCATGGGCAACCTGCTGATCGTCGCACTCTGGGAGCTCATCGGCGACCCGGTGGACGGGCTGCGTTGGGCCGGGGCTCTGCTCGGCGCCCGTGGACAGGTGCTGCCGATGTCCCGGGAGCCGCTCACGATGTCGGGTCTGGTCCATCGGCCGGCCCGGCTGGGGGAGGAGCCTCCGGAGCCGATCCGGGTCTCCTCCCAGGTGGAGCTGGCCCATGCCGGCCAGCTCGGGCGGCTGACCGGGGTGCGCCTGCATCCGGAGGACGCCCAGGCCTGCACCGAGGCGGTGACCGCCATCGAGCTCTCCGACTGGGTCGTCTTCGGACCGGGGTCCTGGTACACCTCGGTGCTGCCGCATCTGCTGCTGGACGGGCTCAGCACTGCTCTGTGTGAGACCGAGGCCAAGCGGTGTATTGTGATGAACCTCACGGCGGACACGGATGAGACTGTCGGGATGTCCCCGGCGGATCATCTGGAGATCCTCATCGACCACGCTCCTGACCTGCACGTGGACAGGATCATCGCCGATCCGGCCTCTGTGCGGGGCGACGAGCGCACCGCCTTCGAGGATGCGGCGGCGCGGCTCGGTGCCCATGTCAGCTACCACCGAGTGCACAAGGAGGAGGACCCCGAGGTCCACGACCCGCTCCGCCTGGCGATCGCCTTCGACGAGGTCTTCGGGACCTGA
- the whiA gene encoding DNA-binding protein WhiA — protein sequence MALTESVKEELSRQEISTSSERKAEVSAMLRFAGGLHIISGRIVIEAELDHAATARRLRAAVTEVYGHSSEIIVVSGSGLKRGSRYVVRVVREGEALARQTGLLDARGRPVRGLPSVIVNGSVADAVAVWRGAFLAHGSLTEPGRSSSLEVTCPGPEAALALVGAARRLGITAKAREVRTVDRVVIRDGDSIAQLLTRMGAHQALLVWEERRMRKEVRATANRLANFDDANLRRSAQAAVAAGARVERALEILGEEVPEHLRYAGELRLQHKQASLDELGRLAEPPMTKDAIAGRIRRLLAMADKRAQDLDMPGTDINVTPDMLDG from the coding sequence ATGGCGCTGACCGAGTCGGTCAAGGAAGAGCTCTCTCGCCAGGAGATCTCCACATCCTCCGAGCGCAAGGCCGAGGTCTCGGCCATGCTGCGGTTCGCCGGCGGGCTGCATATCATCTCGGGCCGGATCGTCATCGAGGCCGAGCTCGACCACGCCGCGACCGCCAGGCGGCTGCGGGCCGCGGTCACCGAGGTCTACGGCCACTCCAGCGAGATCATCGTGGTCTCCGGCAGCGGGCTGAAGAGGGGGAGCCGCTATGTGGTCCGGGTGGTGCGCGAAGGGGAGGCCCTCGCTCGCCAGACCGGACTGCTCGACGCTCGCGGGCGCCCTGTGCGCGGCCTGCCCTCGGTGATCGTCAACGGATCCGTCGCCGACGCCGTCGCCGTCTGGCGCGGAGCCTTCCTCGCCCACGGTTCGCTCACCGAGCCGGGGAGGTCCTCCTCGCTGGAGGTCACCTGCCCGGGCCCTGAGGCCGCGCTGGCGCTCGTGGGTGCCGCCCGCCGATTGGGCATCACCGCCAAGGCGCGCGAAGTGCGCACGGTGGACCGGGTGGTCATCCGTGACGGTGACTCCATCGCTCAGCTGCTGACCCGTATGGGCGCCCATCAGGCGCTGCTGGTCTGGGAGGAGCGTCGGATGCGCAAGGAGGTCCGTGCCACTGCCAATCGGCTGGCGAACTTCGACGACGCCAACCTTCGACGCTCCGCACAGGCAGCCGTCGCCGCCGGGGCTCGGGTGGAGCGTGCGCTGGAGATCCTGGGCGAAGAGGTGCCTGAGCATCTCCGGTATGCCGGCGAGCTCCGGCTGCAGCACAAGCAGGCCTCGCTGGACGAGCTGGGCCGGCTGGCCGAGCCGCCGATGACGAAGGACGCCATCGCCGGACGTATCCGGCGGCTGCTCGCCATGGCGGACAAGCGGGCCCAGGACCTGGACATGCCCGGCACCGACATCAATGTCACGCCGGACATGCTCGACGGCTGA
- a CDS encoding superoxide dismutase: MAEYTLPELDYDYAALEPHISARIMELHHSKHHATYVKGANTALEKLAEAREKGDYATTPKLLKDLQFNLGGHTNHTIFWKNLSPEGQERPEGELAAAVDEYFGSFEKFQEQFTQAALTIQGSGWAILAFEPLGGNLVIEQFYDQQNGVPVATTPLLMLDMWEHAFYLDYQNVKPDYVKAFWNIVNWEDVARRLEAARSGAAKLVTP; encoded by the coding sequence ATGGCTGAGTACACGCTTCCTGAACTCGACTACGACTACGCCGCTCTGGAGCCGCACATCTCCGCGCGCATCATGGAGCTGCATCACTCCAAGCATCATGCGACCTACGTCAAGGGCGCCAACACGGCGCTGGAGAAGCTCGCCGAGGCCCGAGAGAAGGGCGACTACGCCACCACGCCGAAGCTGCTGAAGGATCTGCAGTTCAACCTGGGCGGCCACACCAACCACACGATCTTCTGGAAGAACCTCTCTCCGGAGGGTCAGGAGCGTCCCGAGGGCGAGCTCGCCGCCGCCGTCGACGAGTACTTCGGCTCTTTCGAGAAGTTCCAGGAGCAGTTCACCCAGGCCGCGCTGACCATCCAGGGCTCCGGCTGGGCGATCCTCGCCTTCGAGCCACTCGGCGGCAATCTAGTGATCGAGCAGTTCTACGACCAGCAGAACGGCGTGCCGGTGGCCACCACCCCGCTGCTGATGCTGGACATGTGGGAGCACGCGTTCTACCTCGACTATCAGAACGTCAAGCCGGACTACGTGAAGGCGTTCTGGAACATCGTGAACTGGGAGGACGTGGCCCGGCGCCTGGAAGCGGCGCGCTCCGGCGCCGCCAAGCTGGTCACTCCCTGA
- the gap gene encoding type I glyceraldehyde-3-phosphate dehydrogenase, whose product MATKIAINGFGRIGRNVLRVIEDQGHDLELVAINDLTEPGQLVNLTKYDSVLGRFPQDVSLDGDHLVVGDRRIRLLSDRDPANLPWGDLDVDVVLECTGFFTTKDTAGKHLEAGAKKVIVSAPGKGVDATLVMGINEDTYDAENHTVVSNASCTTNCLAPLVKVLNDEFGIVEGLMTTVHAYTGDQRLHDAPHSDPRRARAAGVNMVPTSTGAAAAIGAVIPEVDGKLDGFAVRVPVITGSGTDLTVTVEKDGVTAEDVNAAFKKAAEAELKGILAYNEDPIVSSDIVGDSHSSIFDAPLTKVIGHTVKVFSWYDNEYGYSSRLAQMAVHVGAKL is encoded by the coding sequence ATGGCGACGAAGATCGCGATCAACGGCTTTGGACGCATCGGCCGCAACGTGCTCCGTGTGATCGAGGACCAGGGGCATGACCTGGAGCTCGTGGCGATCAATGACCTCACCGAGCCCGGCCAGCTGGTCAACCTGACCAAGTATGACTCGGTCCTCGGCCGTTTCCCGCAGGACGTCTCCCTCGACGGTGACCACCTCGTCGTCGGTGACCGTCGCATCCGCCTGCTCTCGGACCGCGACCCGGCGAACCTGCCCTGGGGCGATCTGGACGTGGACGTCGTCCTGGAGTGCACCGGCTTCTTCACCACCAAGGACACCGCCGGCAAGCACCTGGAGGCCGGCGCGAAGAAGGTCATCGTCTCGGCCCCGGGCAAGGGCGTGGACGCGACGCTGGTGATGGGCATCAACGAGGACACTTACGACGCCGAGAACCACACCGTGGTCTCCAACGCCTCGTGCACCACGAACTGCCTGGCTCCGCTGGTGAAGGTCCTCAACGACGAGTTCGGCATCGTCGAGGGCCTGATGACCACCGTGCACGCCTACACCGGCGACCAGCGTCTGCACGACGCCCCGCACAGCGACCCGCGCCGCGCCCGCGCCGCCGGCGTGAACATGGTGCCGACCTCCACCGGTGCGGCCGCCGCCATCGGTGCGGTCATCCCCGAGGTCGACGGGAAGCTCGATGGCTTCGCCGTCCGCGTCCCGGTGATCACCGGCTCCGGCACCGACCTGACGGTGACCGTCGAGAAGGACGGTGTGACCGCCGAAGACGTCAACGCCGCCTTCAAGAAGGCTGCTGAGGCGGAGCTCAAGGGCATCCTGGCCTACAACGAGGACCCGATCGTGTCCTCCGACATCGTCGGCGACTCGCACTCATCGATCTTCGACGCCCCGCTGACGAAGGTCATCGGCCACACCGTCAAGGTGTTCTCCTGGTATGACAACGAGTACGGCTACAGCTCGCGCCTGGCGCAGATGGCCGTGCACGTCGGCGCCAAGCTCTGA
- a CDS encoding phosphoglycerate kinase, with protein sequence MTASTLDTLLADGVTGRRVLVRSDLNVPLDGGAVTDDGRIRASLPVLEKLARAGAKVLVTAHLGRPKGQVDPQFSLAPVASRMAELSEVPVRRAEDLVGPSATQAAADLADGGILLLENVRFDPRETSKDGAERAALAAELAALTGGSGAYVNDAFGAVHRRHASVADITSELPAYQGDLVRDELVVLERLTESPQRPYTVVLGGSKVSDKLAVIENLMARADTLLIGGGMVFTFLKAQGHGIGNSLVEDDKLDTVRGFLAAAQRHGCRIVLPTDIVMASAFAADAEHEVLPVEKLESGAHGAEALGLDIGPETAEAFAREIGDSNTVFWNGPMGVFEMEAFASGTAAVARALTQTQAFTVVGGGDSAAAVRRLGFEESGFGHISTGGGASLEYLEGKSLPGIDALQR encoded by the coding sequence ATGACTGCCTCCACTCTGGACACCCTGCTGGCTGACGGCGTCACCGGACGTCGCGTCCTGGTCCGTTCGGACCTCAACGTCCCTCTCGACGGCGGGGCCGTCACCGACGACGGCCGCATCCGCGCCTCACTGCCGGTGCTGGAGAAGCTCGCCCGGGCCGGCGCGAAGGTGCTCGTCACCGCCCACCTAGGCCGGCCCAAGGGGCAGGTGGATCCGCAGTTCTCGCTGGCACCCGTCGCCTCCCGCATGGCTGAGCTCAGCGAGGTCCCGGTGCGTCGCGCCGAGGACCTGGTGGGCCCCTCCGCGACGCAGGCCGCCGCTGATCTGGCCGACGGCGGGATCCTGCTCCTGGAGAACGTCCGCTTCGACCCCCGCGAGACCTCCAAGGACGGCGCCGAGCGTGCGGCGCTGGCTGCTGAGCTGGCCGCGCTGACGGGCGGGTCCGGCGCCTACGTGAACGACGCCTTCGGTGCGGTGCACCGTCGTCACGCCTCGGTCGCCGACATCACCTCCGAGCTGCCCGCTTACCAGGGGGACCTGGTGCGGGACGAGCTCGTCGTCCTCGAGCGGCTCACCGAGTCCCCGCAGCGCCCCTACACGGTGGTGCTGGGTGGGTCCAAGGTCTCGGACAAGCTCGCCGTCATCGAGAACCTGATGGCCCGTGCTGACACGCTGCTCATCGGCGGCGGGATGGTCTTCACCTTCCTGAAGGCACAGGGCCACGGGATCGGCAACTCCCTGGTGGAGGATGACAAGCTCGACACCGTGCGCGGCTTCCTCGCCGCGGCCCAGCGTCACGGCTGCCGCATCGTGCTGCCCACCGACATCGTCATGGCCTCCGCCTTCGCCGCCGACGCGGAGCACGAGGTGCTGCCGGTCGAGAAGCTGGAGTCCGGTGCCCATGGTGCCGAGGCGCTGGGTCTGGACATCGGCCCGGAGACGGCCGAGGCGTTCGCGCGAGAGATCGGCGACTCGAACACCGTGTTCTGGAACGGCCCCATGGGCGTCTTCGAGATGGAGGCCTTCGCCTCCGGCACCGCAGCGGTGGCCCGGGCGCTGACCCAGACGCAGGCCTTCACCGTGGTCGGCGGCGGGGACTCCGCCGCGGCCGTGCGACGTCTGGGCTTCGAGGAGTCCGGCTTCGGCCACATCTCCACCGGCGGGGGCGCGAGTCTCGAGTACCTGGAGGGGAAGTCCCTCCCGGGCATCGACGCGCTGCAGCGCTGA